A genomic stretch from Kribbella amoyensis includes:
- a CDS encoding cytidine deaminase codes for MSRTSPSSADPIDWAALRAAAVEVMGRAYAPYSGFAVGAAAYADDGRIVAGCNVENASYGLTLCAECGLVSELHRTGGGRLVAFTCVDHDGELLTPCGRCRQLLHENGGPGLLLETPSGPRPLRELLPDAFGPEDLED; via the coding sequence GTGAGCCGTACGTCACCGAGTAGCGCGGACCCGATCGACTGGGCCGCCTTGCGGGCGGCCGCGGTCGAGGTGATGGGCCGCGCCTACGCGCCGTACTCCGGGTTCGCGGTCGGCGCCGCGGCGTACGCGGACGACGGCCGGATCGTTGCCGGGTGCAACGTGGAGAACGCGTCGTACGGGCTGACCCTGTGCGCCGAGTGCGGGCTGGTGTCGGAGCTGCACCGGACCGGCGGGGGCCGGCTGGTCGCGTTCACCTGCGTGGACCACGACGGTGAGCTGCTGACGCCGTGCGGCCGGTGCCGGCAGTTGCTGCACGAGAACGGCGGGCCCGGCCTGCTGCTGGAAACCCCGAGCGGCCCGCGGCCGTTGCGGGAGCTGTTGCCCGACGCGTTCGGGCCCGAGGACCTGGAGGACTAG
- a CDS encoding BMP family lipoprotein, with the protein MKKYVRGLAIVGVTTLAVAACGSKPTEDSAAGGANKDFKACMVSDSGGFDDKSFNQTSYAGLQAAVKEKGLTEVKAESKSDNDYPTNMQAMVTAGCNVIVSVGFKLEDATDKAAKANEGIKFAIVDSAPAQPIANVKPLGFNTAQSSFQAGYLAAAMSQTGKVGTYGGIKIPPVTIFMDGFAEGVRYYNKQKGKNVQVLGWDDAKQAGLFTGDFEDKAKGQNTAQNLITQGADIIFPVAGPAGLGGLQAAKASNGKVNAIWVDTDGCESAAEYCSVLISSVKKGMDVAVEDAIVSVVDNKFDNSQFIGTLENGGTSLAPFHEFDSKVPAELKSELDQIKADIIGGKITIESKAQPKAS; encoded by the coding sequence GTGAAGAAGTACGTGCGGGGACTGGCGATCGTGGGCGTGACAACGCTCGCCGTCGCCGCTTGTGGCAGCAAGCCGACCGAGGACTCGGCTGCCGGGGGCGCCAACAAGGACTTCAAGGCCTGCATGGTCTCCGACTCGGGTGGTTTCGACGACAAGTCGTTCAACCAGACCTCCTACGCCGGCCTGCAGGCCGCCGTGAAGGAGAAGGGGCTGACCGAGGTCAAGGCCGAGTCGAAGTCGGACAACGACTACCCGACCAACATGCAGGCGATGGTGACGGCCGGATGCAACGTCATCGTCTCGGTCGGCTTCAAGCTCGAGGACGCCACCGACAAGGCGGCCAAGGCCAACGAGGGCATCAAGTTCGCGATCGTCGACTCGGCCCCGGCCCAGCCGATCGCCAACGTCAAGCCGCTCGGCTTCAACACCGCACAGTCCAGCTTCCAGGCGGGTTACCTGGCCGCGGCGATGTCGCAGACCGGCAAGGTCGGCACCTACGGCGGCATCAAGATCCCGCCGGTCACGATCTTCATGGACGGCTTCGCCGAGGGCGTGCGGTACTACAACAAGCAGAAGGGCAAGAACGTCCAGGTGCTCGGCTGGGACGACGCGAAGCAGGCCGGTCTGTTCACCGGTGACTTCGAGGACAAGGCGAAGGGCCAGAACACCGCCCAGAACCTGATCACCCAGGGCGCCGACATCATCTTCCCGGTGGCCGGTCCGGCCGGTCTGGGCGGGCTGCAGGCGGCCAAGGCGAGCAACGGCAAGGTCAACGCGATCTGGGTCGACACCGACGGCTGCGAGAGCGCCGCGGAGTATTGCTCGGTCCTGATCAGCAGCGTCAAGAAGGGCATGGACGTCGCCGTCGAGGACGCGATCGTCTCCGTCGTCGACAACAAGTTCGACAACAGCCAGTTCATCGGCACGCTGGAGAACGGCGGCACCTCGCTGGCGCCGTTCCACGAGTTCGACAGCAAGGTGCCGGCCGAGCTGAAGTCGGAGCTCGACCAGATCAAGGCCGACATCATCGGCGGCAAGATCACCATCGAGTCCAAGGCGCAGCCGAAAGCCTCCTGA
- a CDS encoding DUF998 domain-containing protein — MTTSARLGAIGWIAGVVQFFAVMVIVELAWESPYSWADNNISDLGNVTCGEFGGRSVCSPLHDLMNVSFVLGGVLIVGGVLLTSTAWPRGAVAIITRLLLAATGFGWAVAGLWPADVNEDMHVLGGAVIIFLCGNAALLLAGFLRTGTPISRTRWYAAGFGALGLAAMVLHFGGHGLGLGTGGMERVTAYGVPLWLLLTGVFVLRSGGDEVGEVRQRRTGLHSARH; from the coding sequence ATGACAACTTCAGCCAGGCTCGGGGCGATCGGATGGATCGCCGGGGTGGTGCAGTTCTTCGCGGTGATGGTGATCGTCGAGCTCGCCTGGGAGTCGCCGTACAGCTGGGCGGACAACAACATCAGCGATCTCGGCAACGTGACCTGCGGCGAGTTCGGCGGCCGGTCCGTCTGCTCGCCCTTGCACGACCTGATGAACGTCTCGTTCGTACTCGGCGGCGTCCTCATCGTCGGCGGGGTGCTGCTCACCTCCACCGCCTGGCCCCGGGGTGCCGTCGCGATCATCACCAGGCTGTTGCTGGCAGCAACGGGTTTCGGCTGGGCCGTCGCAGGACTGTGGCCGGCCGACGTCAACGAGGACATGCACGTCCTGGGCGGCGCGGTCATCATCTTCCTCTGCGGCAACGCGGCCCTGCTCCTGGCCGGGTTCCTGCGCACCGGGACCCCGATCAGCCGCACCCGCTGGTACGCCGCGGGATTCGGCGCGCTCGGTCTGGCCGCGATGGTGCTGCACTTCGGCGGTCACGGCCTCGGTCTCGGGACCGGCGGGATGGAACGCGTGACCGCCTACGGAGTACCGCTGTGGCTGCTACTGACCGGAGTCTTCGTGCTCCGGTCAGGCGGCGATGAGGTCGGCGAAGTCCGGCAGCGTCGTACCGGTCTGCACAGCGCTCGGCACTGA
- a CDS encoding uridine kinase family protein encodes MSARVVLLAGPSGTGKSHLAELVGLPVVRLDDFYRDGDDEAMPRSSLGIIDWDDPYSWDAGRAVDALERLCTTGSADMPIYDIAVDATVGHRVVTTEGQALVIAEGIFADQIVGELRSRELLAAAICVRHHRVVTFLRRFQRDLREHRKPPLTLLRRGLRLLRDDPRVVRRCLDAGCEPLHPKAARRRITELLATTRAR; translated from the coding sequence GTGAGCGCGCGCGTCGTCCTGCTGGCCGGTCCTTCGGGGACCGGGAAGTCTCATCTCGCCGAGTTGGTGGGGTTGCCGGTGGTGCGGCTGGACGACTTCTACCGGGACGGGGACGACGAGGCGATGCCGCGGTCGTCGCTCGGCATCATCGACTGGGACGATCCGTACTCGTGGGACGCCGGGCGGGCCGTGGACGCGTTGGAGCGGCTGTGTACGACGGGGTCGGCGGACATGCCGATCTACGACATCGCCGTGGACGCGACGGTGGGTCACCGCGTCGTGACGACCGAGGGTCAGGCACTGGTGATTGCCGAGGGCATCTTCGCGGACCAGATCGTCGGCGAACTGAGGTCCCGCGAACTGCTCGCCGCCGCGATCTGCGTCCGGCACCACCGCGTGGTCACCTTCCTGCGCCGGTTCCAGCGCGATCTCCGCGAGCACCGCAAACCACCGCTCACGTTGCTCCGCCGCGGACTGCGGCTCCTCCGGGACGATCCCCGCGTCGTCCGCCGCTGTCTCGACGCCGGCTGCGAACCCCTCCACCCGAAGGCCGCCCGCCGCCGCATCACCGAGCTCCTCGCCACCACCCGGGCCCGCTGA
- a CDS encoding ABC transporter ATP-binding protein — protein sequence MHLELSGLTKSFGSLVANDHIDLVIEPGEIHCLLGENGAGKSTLMNMLYGLLQPDSGEILVDGEKVKITSPSDAIAHGIGMVHQHFMLVPVFTVAENIMLGRENTRGAGVLDRKRAQALVTQLSERYGFEVDPDALVENIPVGVQQRVEIIKALTNDAKVLILDEPTAVLTPAEIDELIEVMRRLKESGTSIVFITHKLKEVKAIADTITVIRRGKVVGNAEPSATEEELAELMVGRAVDLVVDKEPAQPGEPVLMVEGLTVIDERGFTAVDAVDLEVRAGEILAVAGVQGNGQTELAEALLGLSPVAAGRISLDGKDLTTASTRQRLDAGIGYVPEDRGHDGFVGPFSVAENLVLDLFRREPFGKGLSLRTDEIHKNAEARVEEFDIRTQGVELSTSSLSGGNQQKVVLARELSRPLKLLVASQPTRGVDVGSIEFLHTRIVEERDRGTAVLIVSTELDEIAALADRVAVMYRGKVVGVVPADTPRDELGLMMAGASKSEAQAEATEHPTTLGTI from the coding sequence ATGCATCTCGAGCTCTCGGGGCTGACCAAGAGTTTCGGCTCCCTGGTCGCCAACGACCACATCGACCTGGTGATCGAGCCCGGTGAGATCCACTGTCTGCTCGGTGAGAACGGTGCCGGCAAGAGCACCCTGATGAACATGCTGTACGGGCTGTTGCAGCCCGATTCCGGCGAGATCCTGGTCGACGGCGAGAAGGTGAAGATCACCTCGCCCAGTGACGCGATCGCGCACGGCATCGGCATGGTGCACCAGCACTTCATGCTCGTCCCGGTGTTCACCGTCGCCGAGAACATCATGCTCGGCCGGGAGAACACCCGCGGCGCCGGCGTGCTGGACCGCAAGCGGGCGCAGGCGCTCGTCACCCAGCTGTCCGAGCGGTACGGGTTCGAGGTGGACCCGGACGCGCTGGTGGAGAACATCCCGGTCGGGGTGCAACAGCGGGTGGAGATCATCAAGGCGCTCACCAACGACGCCAAGGTACTGATCCTGGACGAGCCGACGGCCGTGCTCACCCCGGCCGAGATCGACGAGCTGATCGAGGTGATGCGGCGGCTCAAGGAGAGCGGGACGTCGATCGTCTTCATCACCCACAAGCTCAAGGAGGTCAAGGCGATCGCGGACACCATCACCGTGATCCGCCGCGGCAAGGTGGTCGGCAACGCCGAGCCGTCCGCGACCGAGGAAGAGCTGGCCGAGCTGATGGTCGGCCGCGCCGTCGACCTGGTGGTGGACAAGGAACCGGCCCAGCCCGGCGAGCCGGTCCTGATGGTCGAGGGGCTCACCGTCATCGACGAGCGCGGGTTCACCGCCGTCGATGCCGTGGACCTGGAGGTCCGGGCCGGCGAGATCCTCGCGGTGGCCGGTGTCCAGGGCAACGGCCAGACCGAGCTCGCCGAGGCGCTGCTCGGGCTCAGCCCGGTCGCGGCCGGGCGGATCAGCCTGGACGGCAAGGACCTGACCACCGCGAGTACCAGGCAACGGCTGGACGCGGGCATCGGGTACGTCCCCGAAGACCGCGGTCACGACGGGTTCGTCGGGCCGTTCTCGGTCGCCGAGAACCTGGTCCTCGACCTGTTCCGGCGGGAGCCGTTCGGCAAGGGGCTCTCGCTGCGGACCGACGAGATCCACAAGAACGCCGAGGCCCGGGTGGAGGAGTTCGACATCCGTACCCAGGGCGTCGAGCTGTCCACCTCGTCGCTGTCCGGCGGCAACCAGCAGAAGGTCGTGCTGGCCCGGGAGCTGTCCCGGCCGCTGAAGCTGCTGGTCGCCTCGCAGCCGACCCGCGGTGTCGACGTCGGCTCGATCGAGTTCCTGCACACCCGGATCGTCGAGGAGCGGGACCGCGGGACCGCGGTGCTGATCGTGTCCACCGAGCTGGACGAGATCGCCGCGCTGGCCGACCGGGTCGCGGTGATGTACCGCGGCAAGGTGGTCGGCGTCGTCCCCGCCGACACCCCGCGCGACGAGCTGGGCCTGATGATGGCCGGCGCCTCCAAGAGTGAGGCGCAAGCGGAGGCCACCGAGCACCCGACCACGTTGGGAACCATCTAG
- a CDS encoding ABC transporter permease, which yields MSNDTVTERAPAPAGPPAGSQRSGLPNWAVQGLVSLSAIVLALVVGAVLIIIGDDQVQAAVKYFGAAPMDTVSAALTAVGEAYKALVVGAIGGIDPITESLTQATPLICGGLAVSLAFRTGLFNIGAQGQLIMGAILAAYIGFAWQLPPVLHLLLAIIGGLVGGALWGGVVGVLKARTGAHEVIVTIMLNYVAIYLLQWLLTTTTFKRPGREDPISPIADPNAQYPQFGDTRLHGGFILALLAAVFVWWLLNRSTIGFELRAVGANADASRTAGMSVGRAYIIAMVTAGALAGLAGTQQVLGTDLPLTDGVAATVGFDAITVALLGRGTPLGTVLAGLLFGALNAGGLQMQLQTQTPLTLTTVLQAVIVLFVAAPALVRSIFRFLPKERGTGPVLAKGWNG from the coding sequence ATGAGCAACGACACTGTCACCGAGCGGGCCCCGGCCCCGGCCGGCCCGCCCGCCGGTTCGCAGCGCAGCGGGCTGCCGAACTGGGCGGTCCAGGGCCTGGTCTCGCTGAGCGCGATCGTGCTGGCGCTGGTCGTCGGTGCGGTCCTGATCATCATCGGCGACGACCAGGTGCAGGCCGCGGTCAAGTACTTCGGCGCCGCGCCGATGGACACCGTGTCGGCGGCGCTGACCGCGGTCGGCGAGGCGTACAAGGCGCTGGTCGTCGGCGCGATCGGCGGGATCGACCCGATCACCGAGTCGCTCACCCAGGCGACCCCGTTGATCTGCGGCGGTCTGGCCGTCTCGCTGGCGTTCCGGACCGGGCTGTTCAACATCGGCGCCCAGGGCCAGCTGATCATGGGCGCGATCCTGGCCGCCTACATCGGCTTCGCCTGGCAGCTGCCGCCGGTGCTGCACCTGCTGCTCGCGATCATCGGCGGCCTGGTCGGCGGCGCGCTCTGGGGCGGCGTGGTCGGCGTCCTGAAGGCGCGGACCGGGGCGCACGAGGTGATCGTCACGATCATGCTCAACTACGTCGCCATCTACCTGCTCCAGTGGTTGCTGACGACAACGACGTTCAAGCGGCCCGGCCGCGAGGACCCGATCAGCCCGATCGCCGACCCGAACGCGCAGTACCCCCAGTTCGGTGACACCCGGCTGCACGGCGGCTTCATCCTCGCGCTGCTGGCCGCGGTCTTCGTCTGGTGGCTGCTGAACCGCTCCACGATCGGCTTCGAGCTGCGCGCGGTGGGTGCGAACGCGGACGCGTCCCGGACCGCGGGCATGTCGGTCGGCCGGGCGTACATCATCGCGATGGTGACCGCCGGTGCGTTGGCCGGCCTGGCCGGTACCCAGCAGGTGCTCGGGACCGATCTGCCGCTGACCGACGGCGTCGCCGCGACGGTCGGGTTCGACGCGATCACGGTCGCGCTGCTCGGCCGAGGTACGCCACTCGGGACAGTGCTCGCCGGGCTGCTGTTCGGCGCGCTGAACGCGGGCGGCCTGCAGATGCAGCTGCAGACCCAGACGCCGCTGACCCTGACCACCGTCCTGCAGGCCGTGATCGTGCTGTTCGTCGCGGCCCCGGCGCTGGTGCGCTCGATCTTCCGGTTCCTGCCGAAGGAACGTGGGACCGGGCCCGTCCTCGCGAAAGGCTGGAACGGATGA
- a CDS encoding thymidine phosphorylase yields the protein MFDAVDVIRTKRDKGELTDDQIDWVIAAYTRGDVADEQMASLAMAILLNGMDRREIARWTTAMIASGERMDFAKLSRPTADKHSTGGVGDKITLPLAPLVAACGVAVPQLSGRGLGHTGGTLDKLESIPGWRAALSNDELMRQLEDVGAVICAAGDGLAPADKKLYALRDVTGTVEAIPLIASSIMSKKIAEGTGALVLDVKVGTGAFMKELAHARELAETMVALGTDEGVNTVALLTDMSTPLGLTAGHSLEVRESLEVLAGGGPGDVVELTVALATEMLAAAGVTDVDPAEKLRDGSAMDVWRRMIAAQGGDVDAPLPVAPEQQVIKAESSGVLTKLDAMAVGVAAWRLGAGRARKEDPVSDVAGVELHAKPGDQVTEGQPLMTLHTEDTARFDRALEVLASAVEIGSTAPDHRLIIDRITA from the coding sequence ATGTTCGACGCGGTCGACGTGATCCGCACCAAGCGGGACAAGGGCGAGCTGACCGACGACCAGATCGACTGGGTGATCGCGGCGTACACCCGCGGCGACGTCGCCGACGAGCAGATGGCGTCGCTGGCGATGGCGATCCTGCTGAACGGGATGGACCGGCGCGAGATCGCCCGCTGGACCACGGCGATGATCGCCTCCGGGGAGCGGATGGACTTCGCCAAGCTGTCCCGGCCGACCGCGGACAAGCACTCCACCGGCGGCGTCGGCGACAAGATCACGTTGCCGCTGGCCCCGTTGGTCGCGGCCTGCGGGGTCGCCGTCCCGCAGCTGTCCGGGCGCGGTCTCGGCCACACCGGCGGCACGCTGGACAAGCTGGAGTCGATCCCCGGCTGGCGGGCCGCGCTGTCGAACGACGAGCTGATGCGCCAGCTCGAGGATGTCGGCGCGGTGATCTGCGCGGCCGGCGACGGGCTGGCCCCGGCGGACAAGAAGCTGTACGCCCTGCGCGACGTGACCGGTACCGTCGAGGCGATCCCGCTGATCGCCAGCTCGATCATGAGCAAGAAGATCGCCGAGGGCACCGGCGCGCTCGTCCTGGACGTGAAGGTCGGCACCGGCGCGTTCATGAAGGAGCTCGCCCACGCCCGCGAGCTGGCCGAGACGATGGTTGCTCTCGGCACCGATGAGGGTGTGAACACGGTCGCGTTGCTGACCGACATGTCGACACCGCTCGGCCTGACCGCGGGCCACTCGCTCGAGGTCCGCGAGTCGCTCGAGGTCCTCGCCGGTGGTGGGCCGGGTGACGTTGTCGAGCTGACCGTGGCGCTGGCGACCGAGATGCTGGCCGCGGCCGGGGTCACGGACGTGGATCCGGCGGAGAAGCTGCGGGACGGTTCCGCGATGGACGTGTGGCGCCGGATGATCGCGGCCCAGGGCGGCGACGTGGACGCCCCGCTGCCGGTGGCTCCGGAACAGCAGGTGATCAAGGCGGAGTCGTCCGGTGTGCTGACCAAGCTGGACGCGATGGCGGTCGGCGTGGCCGCGTGGCGGCTCGGGGCCGGCCGGGCGCGCAAGGAGGACCCGGTGTCCGACGTCGCGGGGGTCGAGCTGCACGCCAAGCCGGGCGACCAGGTCACCGAAGGACAGCCGCTGATGACCCTGCACACCGAGGACACCGCACGCTTCGACCGGGCTCTGGAAGTACTGGCGAGCGCAGTGGAGATCGGTTCGACGGCGCCGGACCACAGGTTGATCATCGACCGCATCACCGCCTGA
- a CDS encoding IS3 family transposase (programmed frameshift), whose amino-acid sequence MPKPYPREFRDDVVRVARDRDPGVTVEQIAKDFGVHPMTLFKWLRQAEIDEGTKPGVSRGESAELREARRRIKLLEQENEVLRRAAAYLSQAHLPKRLYPLVKRLAADGIPVVVTCRVLKIARQPYYRWLDQPVTTAELEQAYRANALFGAHRDDPEFGYRFLVDEARAAGVSMADRTAWRICSAMGWWSAFGKKRSKNGKKPGPPVHDDLVRRDFTAQAPNRLWLADITEHRTGEGKLYLCAVKDVYSNRIVGYSIDSRMKSRLAVAALNSAVARRDGVAGCVLHTDRGTQFRSRKFVHALGRDGLVGSMGRVGAAGDNAAMESFFALLQKNVLDRRTWSTRDELRVAIVSWIERTYHRRRRQTALGRLTPIEYETIMTTPASQAA is encoded by the exons GTGCCTAAGCCTTATCCCCGCGAGTTCCGTGACGATGTCGTTCGGGTGGCTCGTGACCGTGATCCCGGTGTGACGGTGGAGCAGATCGCCAAGGACTTCGGGGTGCACCCGATGACGTTGTTCAAGTGGCTGCGCCAAGCCGAGATCGATGAAGGCACCAAGCCGGGTGTGTCTCGTGGTGAGTCGGCCGAACTGCGCGAGGCGCGGCGGCGGATCAAGTTGCTGGAGCAGGAGAACGAGGTGCTGCGCCGTGCGGCGGCCTATCTGTCGCAGGCGCATCTGCCG AAAAGGCTCTACCCGCTCGTGAAGAGGCTGGCCGCGGACGGGATCCCCGTCGTGGTGACGTGCCGGGTGCTGAAGATCGCTCGCCAGCCGTACTACCGGTGGCTGGACCAGCCGGTCACCACCGCCGAGCTCGAGCAGGCTTATCGCGCGAACGCGTTGTTCGGCGCGCACCGCGACGACCCCGAGTTCGGTTACCGGTTCCTGGTCGACGAGGCCCGCGCCGCCGGCGTGTCGATGGCGGACCGGACCGCGTGGCGGATCTGCTCAGCGATGGGCTGGTGGAGCGCGTTCGGCAAGAAGCGGAGCAAGAACGGTAAGAAGCCTGGTCCGCCGGTCCACGACGATCTCGTGCGTCGTGATTTCACCGCGCAGGCACCCAATCGGTTGTGGCTGGCCGACATCACCGAACACCGCACCGGCGAAGGCAAGCTCTACTTGTGCGCGGTCAAGGACGTCTACTCCAACCGGATCGTGGGCTACTCCATCGACTCCAGGATGAAGTCCCGCCTCGCCGTGGCCGCGCTGAACAGCGCCGTCGCCCGCCGCGATGGGGTCGCCGGCTGCGTGCTGCACACCGACCGCGGGACGCAATTTCGGTCCAGGAAATTCGTGCACGCACTCGGCCGCGACGGCCTGGTCGGCTCGATGGGCCGGGTCGGGGCCGCCGGTGACAACGCCGCGATGGAAAGCTTCTTCGCGCTGCTGCAGAAGAATGTTCTCGACCGGCGCACCTGGTCCACGCGCGACGAACTCCGCGTCGCGATCGTGAGCTGGATCGAACGGACCTACCACCGCCGCCGCCGGCAAACCGCCCTCGGCCGATTGACCCCCATCGAATACGAAACAATCATGACCACACCGGCCAGTCAGGCCGCGTGA
- a CDS encoding phosphotransferase, translating to MGEVETQLPGGTANRGRVVRVGDTVRRPLRPSGPAVHRLLDHLERSGFDGAPRFLGIDEHGREVLSFVPGESVTPPYPAWSMTDQALDSVAVLLRRYHEAVADFVPEDVAWAEPVPRAYVDGLVSHNDPNLDNIVFRDGTAVALIDFDLAGPGSALWDVATAIRLWAPLRPEPDVDDQRRGRTLTRLKRFADSYGLSPEDRTRLVEAATDNHTWCMDYVRRRAEAGHPWFHQRWSTGEAALTARTNTWFATQAQTLHQALLN from the coding sequence ATGGGCGAGGTCGAGACGCAGTTGCCCGGCGGGACCGCGAACCGCGGCCGGGTGGTCCGGGTCGGCGACACCGTCCGCCGCCCACTCCGGCCGAGCGGCCCGGCCGTGCACCGGTTGCTCGATCACCTCGAACGGTCCGGATTCGACGGCGCACCACGATTCCTCGGCATCGACGAGCACGGCCGCGAGGTGCTGTCGTTCGTCCCCGGCGAGTCCGTCACCCCGCCGTACCCGGCCTGGTCGATGACGGACCAGGCGCTCGACAGCGTCGCCGTGCTCCTGCGCCGGTACCACGAGGCGGTGGCCGACTTCGTCCCCGAGGACGTCGCCTGGGCCGAGCCGGTACCCCGCGCGTACGTGGACGGCCTGGTCAGCCACAACGACCCGAACCTGGACAACATCGTCTTCCGCGACGGCACCGCGGTCGCCCTGATCGACTTCGACCTGGCCGGCCCGGGGTCCGCGTTGTGGGACGTGGCGACCGCGATCCGGCTCTGGGCCCCGCTCCGCCCCGAGCCCGACGTCGACGACCAACGCCGCGGCCGCACCCTGACCCGGCTCAAACGCTTCGCCGACAGCTACGGCCTCTCCCCCGAGGACCGCACCCGCCTGGTCGAAGCAGCCACCGACAACCACACCTGGTGCATGGACTACGTCCGCCGCCGGGCCGAAGCCGGCCACCCCTGGTTCCACCAAAGATGGTCCACCGGCGAAGCAGCCCTCACCGCCCGCACCAACACCTGGTTCGCCACCCAGGCCCAAACCCTCCACCAAGCCCTCCTGAACTGA
- a CDS encoding ABC transporter permease, which translates to MSETTTTQDTVREPAPAAIEAPAERTRRLRVGGLMVVFALIGLLLAIFTNGGKATFQLVSGDLQNNLLGVPAQATALILGILGIIAAGAYVLRRVPQSYSGYLATLLGICFIGSFLCWAAAGKTFPLANQFQGTLNFATPLILGALAGVLCERAGVINIAIEGQFLVGAFTAAVVSSTTGSQVAALIAAAVTGVLMASLLAVFSIKYLVNQVVLGVVLVVFASGITGYLFDQFLQDDAQNLNTPEVLSAVKIPLLGDIPFIGPILFQQTVLVYLTYIAVAVVTFVLFETRWGLRVRAVGEHPKAADTVGIKVKRVRYSAVLWAGVLAGLGGAFFTVGYAGSFSKEMTAGNGFIALAALIMGRWHPIGAMVAALFFGFATQLQSQLQIIQTPIPGELLLMAPYLATIIAVAGLVGRVRAPKADGEPYVTE; encoded by the coding sequence ATGAGCGAGACGACCACGACCCAGGACACCGTCCGGGAACCGGCCCCGGCCGCGATCGAGGCGCCGGCCGAGCGGACCCGCCGGTTGCGCGTCGGCGGCCTGATGGTGGTGTTCGCCCTGATCGGGCTGCTGCTGGCGATCTTCACCAACGGCGGCAAGGCCACCTTCCAGCTCGTCTCCGGCGACCTGCAGAACAACCTGCTCGGCGTCCCGGCCCAGGCGACCGCGCTGATCCTCGGGATCCTCGGCATCATCGCCGCCGGCGCGTACGTCCTGCGCCGCGTGCCGCAGTCGTACTCCGGCTACCTGGCCACCCTGCTCGGGATCTGCTTCATCGGCTCGTTCCTGTGCTGGGCCGCCGCGGGCAAGACCTTCCCGCTGGCCAACCAGTTTCAGGGCACGCTGAACTTCGCCACCCCGCTGATCCTCGGCGCGCTGGCCGGGGTGCTGTGCGAGCGGGCCGGCGTCATCAACATCGCGATCGAGGGCCAGTTCCTGGTCGGCGCGTTCACCGCGGCCGTCGTCTCCAGTACGACCGGCAGCCAGGTGGCGGCGTTGATCGCGGCCGCGGTGACCGGGGTCCTGATGGCCTCGCTGCTGGCCGTGTTCTCGATCAAGTACCTGGTCAACCAGGTGGTCCTCGGTGTCGTCCTGGTCGTCTTCGCGTCCGGTATCACCGGGTACCTGTTCGACCAGTTCCTGCAGGACGACGCGCAGAACCTGAACACCCCCGAGGTGTTGTCCGCGGTGAAGATCCCGCTGCTCGGCGACATCCCGTTCATCGGGCCGATCCTGTTCCAGCAGACCGTGCTCGTGTACCTGACGTACATCGCGGTCGCCGTGGTCACGTTCGTGCTGTTCGAGACCCGGTGGGGCCTGCGGGTCCGCGCGGTCGGCGAGCACCCGAAGGCAGCCGACACGGTCGGTATCAAGGTCAAGCGGGTCCGGTACTCCGCGGTGCTCTGGGCCGGCGTACTGGCCGGGCTCGGCGGCGCGTTCTTCACCGTCGGGTACGCGGGCTCGTTCTCCAAGGAGATGACCGCGGGCAACGGGTTCATCGCGCTGGCCGCGTTGATCATGGGCCGCTGGCACCCGATCGGCGCGATGGTGGCCGCGCTGTTCTTCGGCTTCGCCACCCAGTTGCAGTCCCAGCTGCAGATCATCCAGACCCCGATCCCGGGCGAGCTGCTGCTGATGGCGCCGTACCTGGCCACCATCATCGCCGTCGCCGGACTGGTCGGCCGGGTCCGAGCTCCGAAGGCCGACGGTGAGCCGTACGTCACCGAGTAG